One Thermoanaerobaculia bacterium DNA segment encodes these proteins:
- a CDS encoding DHA2 family efflux MFS transporter permease subunit, with translation MSDRARGRWTLAAAILGSAMAILDGTVVTVALPVIQQRLSTSLAGAQWVVESYLLFLSGLLLVGGALGDRFGRKRVFAAGAGLFGLASGVCGGAPSIAVLVAARAVQGVGAALLVPGSLALITAVFPASERGRAIGTWSGASALAAALGPVAGGFLVDRFSWRAVFFLNLPIAATVIAIAVLRMPEDHPRKASSLDAPGAVAAIFALGGLVFALIEASRAAPGSARVVVPAAIAAAAGVAFGFVEARSAHPMLPLGLFRSRAFAAVNVVTLFLYAALNAAVFFLPFNLIQSHGYSPTEAGAAILPVVLLVALLSRWAGRLGERIGPKIPLMAGPALAGAGFAIYPRTGGPPSAYFRTCLPPIALLGLGMAIAVAPLTTAVMSLEPERLAGVVSGINNSISRIGGMLAIAAFGIVVAAGSGGAPGRPPAASDAGLRAIAVGSAGLAFAAAAVAGFLMPGGRNLGRRG, from the coding sequence GTGAGCGACCGGGCCCGGGGACGCTGGACGCTCGCCGCGGCGATCCTGGGCTCGGCCATGGCGATACTCGACGGAACGGTCGTCACGGTGGCCCTTCCCGTCATCCAGCAGCGCCTCTCGACGTCGCTCGCCGGCGCGCAGTGGGTGGTCGAATCGTATCTGCTGTTCCTCTCCGGGCTCCTCCTCGTCGGCGGAGCGCTCGGCGACCGCTTCGGGCGCAAGCGCGTCTTCGCCGCGGGCGCCGGGCTCTTCGGCCTGGCGTCCGGCGTCTGCGGAGGGGCCCCCTCGATCGCGGTCCTCGTCGCGGCGCGGGCGGTACAGGGCGTCGGGGCCGCGCTCCTGGTTCCCGGCAGCCTCGCCCTCATCACCGCGGTCTTCCCCGCAAGCGAGCGCGGCCGCGCGATCGGGACGTGGTCGGGAGCGAGCGCCCTCGCCGCCGCGCTCGGCCCGGTCGCCGGCGGGTTCCTCGTCGACCGTTTCTCCTGGCGCGCCGTCTTCTTTCTCAACCTGCCGATCGCGGCGACGGTCATCGCGATCGCGGTCCTCCGGATGCCGGAAGACCACCCGCGAAAAGCCTCATCCCTCGACGCCCCCGGCGCGGTTGCCGCGATCTTCGCCCTCGGGGGCCTCGTCTTCGCGCTGATCGAGGCGTCCCGCGCGGCGCCCGGCTCCGCCCGCGTCGTCGTGCCGGCCGCCATCGCCGCCGCGGCGGGCGTCGCTTTCGGATTCGTCGAGGCGCGGAGCGCGCACCCGATGCTCCCGCTCGGCCTCTTCCGGTCGCGCGCCTTCGCCGCCGTCAACGTCGTGACGCTCTTCCTCTACGCGGCGCTCAACGCGGCCGTTTTCTTTCTTCCGTTCAACCTGATCCAGTCGCACGGATATTCTCCGACGGAAGCGGGCGCGGCGATCCTTCCGGTCGTCCTTCTCGTCGCGCTGCTTTCGCGGTGGGCGGGACGGCTGGGGGAGCGAATCGGCCCGAAGATCCCGCTGATGGCGGGCCCTGCGCTCGCCGGCGCGGGATTCGCGATCTATCCGCGGACCGGAGGTCCTCCCTCCGCGTACTTCCGGACCTGCCTTCCGCCGATCGCCCTGCTGGGGCTCGGGATGGCGATCGCGGTCGCGCCCTTGACGACCGCGGTGATGAGCCTCGAGCCCGAGCGGCTGGCGGGCGTCGTCTCGGGAATCAACAACTCGATCTCCCGGATCGGGGGAATGCTCGCGATCGCGGCCTTCGGGATCGTCGTCGCGGCGGGCTCGGGCGGCGCGCCCGGCCGGCCGCCGGCCGCCTCCGACGCCGGTCTTCGCGCGATCGCCGTGGGCTCCGCGGGGCTCGCCTTCGCGGCGGCCGCCGTGGCCGGATTCCTCATGCCGGGCGGCAGGAACCTGGGCCGCCGCGGCTGA
- a CDS encoding metalloregulator ArsR/SmtB family transcription factor — translation MVTNYVFRAVADPTRRKILARLRAAPLETGRIARMFPVSRPAISKHLRVLAEAGLVRRRRQGRRCLYTLNAAPLKAVEEWVSLYRDFWSGGARSGHPKLP, via the coding sequence ATGGTTACTAATTATGTCTTTCGCGCCGTCGCCGACCCGACCCGGCGGAAGATCCTCGCGCGTCTCCGGGCGGCGCCGCTCGAGACCGGCCGCATCGCGCGGATGTTTCCGGTGAGCCGTCCCGCGATCTCGAAGCATCTCCGGGTGCTCGCGGAGGCCGGTCTCGTCCGCCGGCGCCGGCAGGGACGCCGGTGCCTGTACACGTTGAATGCGGCGCCGTTGAAGGCGGTGGAGGAGTGGGTGTCGCTCTACCGCGATTTCTGGAGCGGAGGCGCCCGCTCCGGCCATCCGAAGCTGCCATAA